From a single Chlamydia ibidis 10-1398/6 genomic region:
- the pcnB gene encoding polynucleotide adenylyltransferase PcnB has product MVCENKTLFCKGIELFKKTSQSAPIPKVYSATDHNIRLKDFSPNALAVVKTLKKAGHIAYIVGGCIRDLILNITPKDFDISTSAKPEEIKAAFKNCILVGKRFRLAHIRFTNQIIEVSTFRSGGIEEDVLITKDNLWGTPEEDVLRRDFTINGLFYDPSEEAIIDYTDGISDLQNRYLRTIGDPYVRFKQDPVRMLRLLKILSRFPFTVDTETLTALKECRHELTKSSKARVFEELIKMLSSGVAAPFFKLLVEHELLEILFPYMDKAFKINKTLEMQTFSCLEALDKKIQKKECVYERHQLMAVLLFPILNFNVQYKYHQHSNLSITSIFEYIKDFLEKFFADSFTSCSKKNFILTVLILQMQYRLTPLMPTKKIHFFNRRLLNHGRFLEAISLLEIRSQVFPKLDKLTKAWLRHYEELKQRNKELS; this is encoded by the coding sequence ATGGTCTGTGAAAACAAAACTCTCTTCTGCAAAGGCATAGAATTGTTTAAAAAAACGTCTCAATCTGCTCCCATTCCAAAAGTTTATTCTGCCACTGACCACAACATCCGACTAAAAGATTTCTCCCCCAACGCACTTGCAGTAGTCAAGACTTTAAAGAAAGCTGGGCACATAGCATATATTGTCGGCGGTTGTATTAGGGATCTCATTTTAAATATTACGCCCAAAGATTTTGACATATCTACTTCTGCGAAGCCCGAGGAGATCAAAGCTGCCTTTAAGAACTGCATATTAGTTGGCAAACGGTTCCGTTTAGCTCATATTCGTTTTACCAATCAAATTATCGAGGTCTCCACATTCCGCTCTGGGGGTATCGAAGAAGATGTTCTGATTACTAAGGACAATCTATGGGGAACTCCTGAAGAGGACGTTTTACGTCGTGACTTTACGATTAATGGGCTCTTTTATGATCCAAGTGAAGAGGCAATTATAGACTACACCGATGGTATTAGTGATCTACAAAACCGTTACTTACGCACAATTGGCGATCCCTACGTAAGGTTTAAACAAGACCCCGTACGTATGCTACGTTTGCTGAAAATTTTATCCCGGTTTCCTTTCACTGTAGATACGGAAACTCTAACAGCTTTGAAGGAATGCCGTCATGAACTCACGAAAAGTTCTAAAGCACGAGTATTTGAAGAGCTTATAAAAATGCTAAGTTCTGGGGTTGCTGCTCCCTTCTTTAAGTTGCTTGTAGAGCATGAGTTATTGGAGATCCTATTCCCTTATATGGATAAGGCATTCAAAATAAATAAAACCCTAGAAATGCAAACTTTTTCTTGTCTAGAGGCTCTAGACAAGAAAATCCAAAAGAAAGAATGTGTTTATGAACGTCATCAGTTGATGGCAGTACTTCTATTTCCAATACTCAACTTCAATGTACAGTATAAATATCACCAACACTCTAATCTTTCGATAACATCGATTTTTGAATACATCAAAGATTTTTTAGAGAAATTCTTTGCAGATTCATTTACTAGTTGCTCTAAAAAAAACTTTATCCTTACAGTGCTCATCCTACAAATGCAGTATAGATTGACTCCTCTAATGCCTACAAAGAAGATACATTTTTTTAATCGTCGTCTCCTAAACCATGGACGGTTCTTAGAAGCTATTTCTTTGTTAGAAATTCGTAGCCAAGTCTTCCCTAAGTTGGATAAGCTCACTAAAGCTTGGTTGCGCCATTATGAAGAGCTCAAGCAGCGTAATAAGGAATTGTCTTAG
- a CDS encoding lipid-A-disaccharide synthase N-terminal domain-containing protein, with amino-acid sequence MFSSCFVQSLYPLGLVANVFFGLAFTVQWLISQKHHQGYVPKAFWILSSIGSSMMVIHGFIQSQFPISLLHTANVVIYFRNLNLGSRRPLSLRTTIITLIIALLLTTFPFVLVAYFFPETSWMSSPDLFHLPLPPPNIYWHLLGCTGLCIYSSRFFIQWCYLELHNRSALPQLFWQVGLCGAFLSFLYFLRTGDPVNVLSYGCGLIPPLANLRIVYKKANKSIPHNHSCFLSCGEPSGDNLGERIIDTLSSSYPDMEIFGVGGPLMRAKKLRTVIPMEEFQVSGFLEIFGSIFRLFRAYRFLLKEIIKTNPKMVICIDFPDFHFLLIKGLRKRGYQGKIIHYVCPSIWAWRPQRKKFLEKYLDALLLILPFEKDIFSTSSLPTSYVGHPLVEAIENHQYRKNWKKELNISESPIIAAFPGSRRGDIVRNLEIQVRAFLASSFKDSHQLLVSSSSPKFDKMIQDVLAKEGCLQANIVPVQFRYELMKDCDCALAKCGTIVLETALNYTPTIVTCLLRPFDILLAKYIFKIFIPAYSLPNIITKSVIFPEFIGGKNDFSFDEVASALDILANPNQIEKQKQKCSQLYQMMHRGIDPLDRTIQKLVEPTSQPSANNGDPETSLRESQETLGAIVNLKS; translated from the coding sequence ATGTTTTCTTCATGTTTTGTCCAATCCTTGTATCCTTTAGGGCTAGTTGCTAATGTTTTTTTTGGTTTAGCCTTTACTGTACAATGGCTCATAAGTCAAAAACACCACCAAGGATACGTCCCCAAAGCCTTTTGGATTTTGTCTTCCATAGGATCTTCCATGATGGTGATTCACGGATTTATACAGAGCCAATTTCCGATTTCGCTTTTACATACAGCTAATGTTGTGATTTATTTCAGGAACTTAAATTTGGGATCCAGGCGTCCTTTATCTTTAAGGACTACAATTATAACTCTCATAATTGCTCTTTTACTGACGACTTTTCCATTTGTTTTAGTAGCCTATTTTTTCCCAGAAACATCATGGATGTCATCCCCAGATCTTTTCCACCTCCCCTTGCCACCACCAAATATTTACTGGCATCTCTTAGGATGCACAGGCCTATGTATCTACTCATCAAGGTTTTTTATTCAATGGTGTTACCTAGAACTACATAATCGCTCTGCTCTACCTCAACTGTTTTGGCAAGTAGGCCTTTGTGGAGCCTTTCTTTCCTTTCTCTACTTTCTACGTACAGGAGATCCTGTTAACGTCCTCAGTTATGGCTGTGGTCTTATACCTCCACTAGCAAACCTAAGGATTGTTTATAAGAAAGCAAACAAGAGTATTCCTCATAATCATTCATGCTTTTTGTCTTGCGGTGAACCGAGCGGAGATAACCTGGGAGAACGCATCATAGACACCCTATCGTCTTCATATCCCGATATGGAAATATTTGGAGTGGGTGGTCCTTTAATGAGAGCAAAAAAACTAAGGACCGTCATCCCTATGGAAGAGTTTCAAGTATCGGGATTCTTAGAAATCTTTGGTTCTATTTTTAGACTCTTTCGAGCATATAGATTTCTCCTGAAAGAAATTATAAAAACAAACCCGAAGATGGTGATTTGTATAGATTTCCCTGATTTTCACTTTCTTTTAATCAAAGGACTAAGAAAACGAGGGTATCAAGGGAAGATTATACACTATGTTTGTCCAAGTATCTGGGCTTGGCGTCCGCAGAGAAAAAAATTCTTAGAAAAATATCTTGACGCACTCCTGCTCATTTTACCTTTCGAGAAAGATATTTTTTCTACCTCGTCTTTGCCAACCTCATATGTAGGTCACCCTTTGGTAGAGGCTATTGAAAACCATCAATATCGTAAAAACTGGAAAAAAGAACTTAATATATCCGAATCTCCCATTATTGCTGCATTTCCAGGAAGTCGTCGAGGCGATATTGTACGTAACTTAGAAATACAAGTACGTGCTTTCCTCGCCTCTAGTTTTAAAGATTCTCACCAACTTCTTGTGTCATCATCGAGCCCAAAATTTGATAAAATGATACAAGATGTATTAGCAAAAGAAGGGTGCCTTCAGGCTAATATTGTCCCGGTACAATTTCGTTACGAACTTATGAAAGACTGTGACTGTGCGTTGGCAAAATGCGGAACTATTGTTTTAGAAACAGCTCTCAATTATACACCAACAATAGTAACGTGTTTATTACGACCATTCGATATTCTCTTAGCTAAATACATCTTTAAAATATTCATTCCTGCATATTCCTTACCAAATATTATTACTAAGTCTGTCATTTTCCCCGAGTTTATAGGAGGAAAAAATGATTTTTCTTTTGATGAAGTTGCTTCTGCATTAGATATTTTGGCTAATCCCAATCAAATAGAAAAGCAAAAACAGAAATGCTCCCAATTATACCAAATGATGCATAGAGGTATAGATCCGTTGGATCGAACTATTCAAAAATTGGTTGAACCAACATCACAGCCCTCTGCCAATAACGGTGACCCTGAGACTTCTCTTAGAGAGTCTCAGGAGACATTAGGGGCTATCGTAAACCTAAAATCTTAA
- a CDS encoding coiled-coil domain-containing protein: protein MFLSCSACCSTSIQEGKKSNVILESISSKVRRVANLIASIVCVVVLAAGISGIVLFSGVGCPLYTCALASAVIALGLLLSLIISRSLQAIGNAYLSAIHGNIQREIASICSENKLLELDQQIAECEAEITETQRQLDMALQEYHQSCDKHAALAKQKKEAREKLQKESQEYFTQRSLLSTVTEKIRLQTQIESEARVTGVSIDVAAWARLQTELVTCRNALEDKAGKYQEAFLEFNSVDTNLSKEENSISFRNVLPAYKLVIDALKKQISIYKAKIQFLELYLLEINTKLKQIAEKEIELKKEIQDLQTQGSSNQATILELTAQLEALLLSKKDLETSHAATILEIEKSRDHIAAKLNADIQKLKEEKQRRVLECRILNLEEEKKALAQTLQERASKIAQLEKELANSKQLSSSDKAELEAIITRSQSDFNKASLKIKDLTKEVQVARNLHYEIDILRQRVKELEEIRLLEEQSYMSAKKKVEENFARRLDLARSAFQAGLDDLGKKAKLVEQTQQSQQAELTTKLTEFLKDVEKQSKTAESRMEKKIDENKQAYENIAAKNQALQKELSDKLVAAESKANDLQQQVDEARRESMLLKNQLATQTDMATRSSADKVSLERQIHSSEQRNASIQKQLDDASQEVTKLKFTLSLYEDVLGSFESKLKKQAGSDLEKLVKDKEKLEAIKRGTSHYSRTDVSGFRSTLAEAELVQANNELASLKDQLKQSQEELGKLQLELQQKIEQLELECQKDTATIHSQAQVIESQSRQLEALSLQIQQTRGSLGAIAAQPSILETPSSRGRLLALSEEEELETSSKDKK, encoded by the coding sequence ATGTTTTTGTCATGTTCTGCATGTTGTTCTACAAGTATTCAAGAAGGGAAAAAATCTAATGTTATTTTAGAATCGATAAGTTCAAAGGTGCGGCGTGTTGCTAATTTAATTGCATCAATAGTTTGCGTCGTAGTTTTAGCTGCAGGTATTTCTGGAATAGTTCTTTTTTCTGGGGTGGGTTGCCCATTATATACTTGTGCACTTGCAAGCGCAGTAATTGCTCTAGGTTTGTTGTTATCTTTGATAATTTCTAGATCCTTGCAAGCTATTGGTAATGCTTATTTATCTGCCATACATGGAAACATACAACGCGAGATTGCATCAATTTGTAGTGAAAATAAGCTCTTAGAGCTTGATCAACAGATAGCTGAATGCGAAGCAGAAATTACAGAGACACAACGGCAACTGGACATGGCTTTGCAGGAGTATCATCAATCATGTGATAAACATGCTGCCTTGGCAAAACAAAAGAAAGAAGCACGTGAGAAACTCCAAAAGGAGAGCCAGGAATATTTCACACAACGCAGCTTATTGAGTACAGTTACGGAAAAGATTCGTTTGCAAACACAGATAGAGTCAGAAGCACGTGTCACTGGTGTTTCGATAGATGTTGCAGCATGGGCACGTTTACAAACTGAGTTAGTCACTTGTCGTAATGCTCTAGAAGATAAAGCAGGAAAATATCAGGAAGCATTTTTGGAATTTAATTCTGTTGATACTAACCTTTCCAAAGAGGAAAATAGTATAAGTTTTCGAAATGTGTTGCCTGCTTACAAATTAGTCATTGATGCATTAAAGAAACAGATTTCTATTTATAAAGCTAAAATTCAATTTTTAGAGTTATATCTGTTAGAAATAAATACAAAATTAAAACAGATTGCCGAGAAGGAAATAGAGTTAAAAAAAGAAATTCAAGATTTACAAACACAAGGATCTTCTAATCAAGCTACTATTCTAGAGCTAACCGCTCAATTAGAAGCTTTACTTCTTTCTAAGAAGGATTTGGAAACGTCCCATGCAGCTACAATCCTCGAAATAGAAAAATCTCGTGATCATATAGCTGCTAAATTAAATGCAGATATTCAAAAGCTCAAAGAAGAGAAACAACGTCGTGTTCTTGAATGTAGAATTCTTAATTTAGAAGAAGAGAAGAAAGCCCTTGCGCAGACTCTTCAGGAACGTGCCAGTAAGATAGCACAATTAGAAAAGGAACTGGCAAATTCTAAGCAGTTAAGTTCTTCAGATAAAGCAGAACTAGAAGCGATAATTACTAGGTCGCAATCAGATTTTAACAAAGCAAGCTTGAAAATTAAGGATTTAACAAAAGAAGTACAAGTTGCTCGTAATCTGCATTATGAAATAGATATCTTGCGTCAACGAGTAAAAGAACTTGAAGAAATTCGGTTACTAGAAGAACAGTCTTATATGTCTGCTAAGAAAAAAGTAGAGGAGAATTTTGCAAGAAGATTAGATCTTGCCCGTTCGGCATTTCAGGCTGGTTTAGATGATCTAGGAAAGAAAGCTAAATTAGTCGAACAGACACAACAAAGTCAACAGGCTGAGTTAACTACAAAACTAACAGAGTTTCTAAAAGATGTTGAAAAACAGTCCAAGACAGCAGAATCTCGGATGGAAAAGAAGATCGACGAGAATAAGCAAGCTTATGAAAATATAGCTGCTAAGAATCAAGCTTTACAAAAAGAACTCTCTGATAAACTTGTTGCTGCTGAATCAAAAGCTAATGATCTACAGCAACAGGTGGATGAGGCTAGAAGAGAAAGCATGTTATTAAAGAATCAATTAGCAACTCAAACGGATATGGCCACACGTTCTAGCGCAGATAAGGTATCTTTAGAGCGTCAAATTCATTCTTCTGAACAAAGAAATGCCTCTATTCAAAAACAACTAGATGATGCTTCTCAAGAAGTAACCAAGTTGAAATTTACGCTATCTCTTTATGAAGACGTTCTCGGTAGCTTTGAATCTAAGTTGAAAAAACAAGCTGGTTCTGATTTAGAAAAGCTTGTAAAAGATAAAGAGAAATTAGAGGCTATTAAGCGAGGTACTTCGCATTATTCCAGAACCGATGTGTCTGGGTTCAGAAGTACTCTAGCCGAAGCAGAATTAGTACAAGCTAATAATGAGTTGGCATCATTGAAAGATCAGCTTAAACAATCACAAGAAGAGCTTGGCAAATTACAACTAGAGTTGCAGCAGAAAATAGAACAACTAGAGTTAGAATGTCAGAAGGATACAGCTACTATTCATTCTCAAGCTCAAGTAATCGAATCTCAAAGTAGACAGTTAGAAGCATTGAGCTTACAAATACAGCAAACTAGAGGATCTCTTGGAGCAATAGCAGCACAACCGTCTATTTTGGAAACCCCATCGTCTAGAGGCAGATTATTGGCTTTGTCTGAAGAAGAAGAATTAGAAACATCCTCTAAAGATAAAAAGTAA
- a CDS encoding DUF1548 domain-containing protein — MRVDESRNASLDLNISKYAVNYRTGSLGHCIAEVYSSMALSNIFARLSLVLCSLVSCCGTIKICLLLQMVIISLSLALSAVICFLLLPVKLLFLGLSLLCSVNKSEKHLELLQLGKFKNEQNALTWNKSAILNFLLKSEFVTCMSPSALSLAPQGAEFFNCLTNASAETECDFLSLEKCICDLGAWNPGWQKIKDYFSELTSKYDNSHPDRNTLPVFLNSLHIALLDSSIPQDKKRQGLDEISSYSEVCVPTWAESIFRVTHRFYSKGNSAEEQLLIWLQMVKEEILLGKQLSLGESHDWHQINGVKKEYGKQLGLNTVHISENLSSLTLRQTSSLPRYLRDYYTLANRFLKDYSRSRSAIVYFVYSAFLSAEASIQTSIRTYLSEIVARETGLSGASVAEILTECFYNENYELKEEAITYLLYKMGVLLAF, encoded by the coding sequence ATGCGCGTTGACGAGAGTAGGAATGCATCTTTAGATTTAAATATATCAAAATATGCTGTCAATTACCGTACAGGTAGTCTGGGACACTGTATTGCAGAAGTATACTCTTCCATGGCCCTCTCTAATATTTTTGCTCGTCTTAGTTTAGTATTATGTTCTTTGGTTTCATGTTGCGGAACAATAAAAATTTGCTTGCTGTTACAGATGGTTATTATTTCCTTGTCTTTAGCTTTATCTGCAGTAATTTGTTTCTTATTACTCCCTGTTAAACTCCTATTTCTTGGTTTGAGTTTATTATGTTCTGTTAACAAAAGTGAAAAGCATCTGGAGCTTCTACAGTTGGGTAAGTTCAAAAACGAGCAGAATGCACTTACCTGGAATAAAAGCGCTATTCTTAACTTCCTTCTCAAATCAGAATTCGTGACTTGTATGTCACCATCGGCTTTGAGTTTAGCTCCCCAAGGAGCTGAATTTTTTAATTGTTTGACTAATGCTTCTGCGGAAACCGAATGCGATTTTCTTAGTTTAGAAAAGTGTATTTGTGATCTTGGTGCGTGGAATCCAGGATGGCAAAAAATTAAAGATTATTTTTCTGAATTAACATCTAAGTATGACAATTCTCATCCCGATAGAAATACTTTGCCAGTTTTTCTTAACTCCTTGCATATAGCTCTTTTAGATAGCAGCATTCCTCAGGATAAAAAACGACAAGGTCTAGATGAAATTTCTTCATATTCTGAAGTGTGTGTTCCTACTTGGGCAGAATCAATATTTCGAGTTACTCACAGATTTTATAGTAAAGGAAATTCGGCAGAAGAACAGCTTCTTATTTGGTTGCAGATGGTGAAGGAAGAGATCCTTTTGGGAAAACAGTTAAGCTTGGGTGAGTCACATGACTGGCATCAGATCAATGGGGTTAAGAAAGAGTACGGAAAGCAATTAGGCTTAAACACCGTACACATATCTGAAAACTTATCCTCTTTAACCCTGCGACAAACTTCTAGTTTGCCAAGGTATCTACGAGATTATTACACGCTTGCAAATCGTTTCCTTAAGGATTATAGTCGATCAAGGTCTGCGATTGTATATTTTGTTTATTCAGCATTCCTATCTGCAGAAGCAAGCATCCAAACAAGCATTCGCACTTATCTGAGCGAAATAGTTGCTCGTGAGACGGGCCTCTCAGGAGCATCTGTTGCTGAAATACTAACAGAGTGCTTCTATAATGAAAATTATGAGTTGAAAGAAGAAGCTATCACCTATCTTCTTTATAAGATGGGCGTGCTTCTTGCTTTTTAG
- the glmM gene encoding phosphoglucosamine mutase: protein MTREVRKLFGTDGIRGKANYEPMTVETSVLLGKAVAGVLIENRPGKHRVVVGKDTRLSGYMFENALIAGLNSMGIETLVLGPLPTPGVAFITRAYRADAGIMISASHNPYWDNGIKIFSSSGFKVCDAIERRIEEMVSSKNFGDLPDNYSIGKNKRVIDAMGRYIECAKATFPKGRTLKGLKIVLDCANGAAYKVAPSVFEELDAEVICYSCEPMGNNINDNCGALFPSVIQKAVIEHGADVGIALDGDGDRLIMVDEKGHIVDGDMILGICANDLQKRGQLSGNLVVATVMTNFGVLKYFETLGIEVLLSPVGDRHVLQKMLEHKANLGGEQSGHMIFLDYNTTGDGIVSALQVLRIMIESASTLSDLTAPIVKSPQTLINVSVGKKVPLDTLPIVQETLRDVRSSLGDSGRVLLRYSGTENICRVMVEGLKKHQVDSLARIIADVIDAELGVAD, encoded by the coding sequence ATGACGCGTGAAGTAAGAAAGCTATTCGGTACAGATGGAATTCGGGGAAAAGCTAATTATGAACCTATGACAGTTGAAACATCGGTTTTGCTAGGTAAAGCTGTTGCTGGAGTCCTAATAGAAAACCGTCCCGGTAAGCATAGGGTTGTTGTTGGTAAGGATACTCGGTTATCTGGGTATATGTTTGAGAATGCCCTTATTGCAGGACTAAATTCCATGGGTATAGAGACCCTAGTTCTGGGGCCTCTACCTACTCCTGGAGTCGCCTTTATTACTCGAGCTTATCGTGCAGACGCAGGGATTATGATTTCAGCGTCACATAATCCTTATTGGGATAATGGGATTAAAATTTTTTCTTCTTCGGGATTTAAGGTTTGTGACGCCATAGAAAGACGTATTGAAGAAATGGTTTCTAGTAAGAATTTCGGAGATCTTCCCGATAACTATTCTATTGGGAAAAATAAGCGTGTGATTGATGCCATGGGACGTTATATAGAATGTGCTAAAGCAACTTTTCCCAAGGGCAGAACATTAAAGGGATTGAAGATCGTGCTAGATTGCGCTAATGGAGCAGCCTATAAAGTGGCGCCGTCTGTGTTTGAAGAACTTGATGCAGAAGTAATTTGCTATAGTTGTGAGCCCATGGGGAACAATATAAACGATAACTGTGGAGCTCTTTTCCCTTCGGTGATTCAGAAAGCTGTTATTGAACATGGAGCTGATGTTGGTATTGCCTTGGATGGTGATGGTGATCGTTTGATTATGGTAGATGAAAAAGGGCATATAGTCGACGGAGATATGATCCTAGGAATATGTGCTAATGATCTTCAAAAACGAGGCCAGTTAAGTGGAAATCTTGTTGTTGCTACAGTGATGACAAATTTTGGGGTTTTGAAATATTTTGAGACATTAGGTATCGAAGTTCTGCTTTCACCTGTTGGGGATCGTCATGTTTTGCAGAAGATGCTAGAACACAAGGCCAATCTTGGAGGGGAACAAAGTGGGCATATGATTTTCTTAGATTACAATACTACAGGTGATGGCATTGTTTCTGCTTTACAAGTCCTTAGAATCATGATAGAGAGTGCTTCTACTTTGTCAGATCTTACCGCACCTATCGTGAAAAGCCCGCAAACTCTCATTAATGTTTCTGTGGGTAAGAAGGTCCCTTTAGATACACTACCCATAGTTCAGGAAACTTTAAGAGATGTCCGGTCTTCCCTGGGGGATTCTGGTAGAGTTTTGCTAAGATATTCTGGAACAGAAAATATATGCAGGGTTATGGTGGAGGGTTTGAAGAAACATCAGGTAGATAGTTTAGCTAGGATAATAGCTGATGTAATCGATGCAGAGTTGGGCGTTGCAGATTAA